One Desulfolucanica intricata genomic region harbors:
- a CDS encoding acetyl-CoA decarbonylase/synthase complex subunit delta: MAVNILKDTYKSKVVEVTLGTDDKALKIGGESTLPFLHFEGEMPNKYVLVLEVFDMEQDDWPDNLKAAYADVMNDPVAWAKKCVEYGANMVALRLASVHPDNKDASPEEAAATAKAVADAINVPLLVVGCGVEEKDAAVLEKVAEALAGKNCLLGNATSENYKAITAAAMVHGHNVVSQSPLDINLAKQVNILMTEMGLPTERIVMDTLSGAVGYGIEYAYSIMERARLGTLMGDRMLSMPIIAYVGQETWKAKESKASVEEFPEWGDQVKRSILWEVVTAAALAQAGASIFVLRHPESLKQLKVHLDKLYESNAY; the protein is encoded by the coding sequence ATGGCTGTAAATATTCTTAAAGATACTTATAAAAGTAAAGTCGTTGAAGTAACACTTGGTACAGATGATAAGGCTTTAAAAATCGGTGGAGAATCTACACTGCCATTCTTACATTTTGAAGGCGAAATGCCGAATAAATATGTCTTGGTTTTAGAAGTATTTGATATGGAACAGGATGATTGGCCGGATAATCTTAAAGCTGCATATGCAGATGTTATGAATGATCCTGTTGCTTGGGCTAAAAAATGTGTTGAGTACGGAGCAAATATGGTTGCTCTGCGCTTGGCCAGTGTTCACCCTGACAATAAAGACGCTTCTCCGGAAGAAGCCGCTGCAACTGCAAAAGCGGTAGCAGATGCAATCAACGTACCTTTACTGGTTGTCGGCTGTGGTGTTGAAGAAAAAGACGCTGCTGTTTTAGAAAAAGTTGCTGAAGCACTAGCAGGCAAAAACTGCCTACTGGGAAATGCAACCTCCGAAAACTATAAAGCTATTACCGCTGCTGCAATGGTACACGGGCATAATGTAGTATCTCAGAGTCCGCTTGATATTAACCTGGCAAAACAAGTTAATATTCTGATGACTGAAATGGGACTACCTACTGAAAGAATCGTTATGGATACCTTAAGTGGAGCTGTTGGTTACGGTATTGAATATGCATATTCCATTATGGAAAGAGCTCGCCTCGGTACACTTATGGGTGACAGAATGTTATCAATGCCAATCATTGCTTATGTAGGTCAAGAAACCTGGAAAGCTAAAGAATCCAAAGCTTCAGTAGAAGAATTTCCTGAGTGGGGAGATCAGGTTAAACGTTCAATACTTTGGGAAGTTGTAACTGCTGCTGCATTAGCTCAAGCAGGTGCATCCATTTTCGTACTTCGTCACCCTGAATCATTAAAACAATTAAAAGTACATTTGGATAAACTCTATGAATCTAATGCTTATTAA
- a CDS encoding nucleotide-binding protein produces MAFQIAVAGKGGTGKTTFASILIRQLVKAGKGPVFAVDADANANLGEALGMKVDDTLSELMARINNNLEPMPAGMTKDQYVQYKVHQSLSEGDDVDLLVMGGPEGPGCYCYANNLVKGFTSELSKDYDYVVMDNEAGLEHLSRRTTQDVDILFVVSDSSARGIRSAKRVKDLADSLNLKIKKIYLIVTKVEEGTIDALKEEIDKTGLELIGTIPLDDQVREYDLHSKSLVSLPDDSQVVLAVNDILKKANIL; encoded by the coding sequence ATGGCTTTTCAAATAGCTGTTGCCGGTAAAGGTGGTACTGGTAAAACAACTTTTGCATCAATACTCATCAGACAATTGGTTAAGGCAGGTAAAGGCCCGGTTTTTGCAGTAGATGCTGACGCAAATGCAAATTTAGGTGAAGCTTTAGGAATGAAGGTAGATGATACCCTGTCCGAGTTGATGGCTAGAATTAACAATAATTTAGAGCCCATGCCTGCAGGTATGACCAAGGATCAATACGTGCAATACAAAGTTCATCAATCACTTAGTGAAGGTGATGATGTGGATTTATTGGTTATGGGAGGGCCTGAAGGACCGGGTTGTTACTGTTATGCCAATAACTTGGTAAAAGGCTTCACATCCGAACTAAGTAAAGATTATGATTACGTAGTAATGGATAATGAGGCCGGTTTAGAGCATTTAAGTCGTCGTACCACTCAGGATGTAGATATATTATTTGTTGTAAGTGATTCAAGCGCTCGGGGAATACGATCAGCCAAGCGTGTAAAAGATTTGGCTGATTCTCTGAATCTAAAAATTAAAAAGATTTACTTGATTGTCACTAAGGTCGAAGAAGGTACAATAGATGCATTGAAGGAAGAAATTGATAAAACCGGTTTAGAGCTAATTGGTACTATTCCCTTAGATGATCAAGTTCGTGAATATGATTTGCACAGTAAATCGCTTGTATCTCTTCCGGATGATTCACAGGTGGTATTAGCTGTCAATGATATATTAAAAAAGGCCAATATTTTATAA
- a CDS encoding ASKHA domain-containing protein — MPNFTVNFLPDNKKVTISEQENLLQAAAEAGISIKGSCGGAGTCGRCKVIIKEGKFKSARTAKLTEEQLANGYVLSCQTTAESDLVVEIPEESRLSEHQVLLEEATAGETEQLVIDPLYRKIKIELPEPSLTDSTDDLARLEMAVSKATGIKDLRISLNTIRNLPQILRQEQWKVTVSLADVMGYTEIAAVEPGWENNKYYGLAIDIGTTTVVVNLVDLETGDTVAQKGSYNKQAVYGDDIISRIVHATEEKNGMEELRNAVLNTINELIRQLIAENNIEQDSINYAVCAGNTTMVHLFLGIDPKYIRLEPYTPAVNAPEPIRAGEAGLMINEQAWVYCLPGVASYVGGDITSGAHVIGIDKTEKITLFIDVGTNGEMVLGNKDWLMTCACSAGPAFEGGGIKCGMRAMRGAIERLNILPDTLDVEYTTVGGAKAVGICGSGLIDCIAGMRKVGIIDRTGNFSPNLSSPRIRPSDDGPEFILVPKENSGNGQDITISEADIKNLIRSKGAVFAGIRTMLRMMDLPVEIIEEIKIAGGFGRYISLKDAVSIGLFPDIDFEKYKYIGNSSVKGAKLVLLSREARDEAVQLASKMTYLELSIGNDFMDEYVSALFLPHTDLSLFPSLKE; from the coding sequence ATGCCGAACTTTACTGTGAACTTCCTGCCTGACAATAAAAAAGTTACTATATCTGAACAAGAGAATCTTTTGCAAGCGGCTGCTGAAGCTGGAATTTCTATTAAGGGTTCCTGCGGTGGTGCCGGTACATGCGGACGTTGTAAGGTAATCATCAAGGAAGGCAAATTCAAGTCGGCACGGACTGCCAAGTTGACCGAGGAGCAATTAGCTAACGGCTATGTTCTTTCCTGTCAGACTACTGCTGAAAGTGATTTGGTAGTTGAGATCCCGGAAGAATCCAGGCTCAGTGAGCATCAGGTTCTTTTAGAGGAAGCTACTGCAGGAGAAACTGAACAGTTAGTAATTGATCCTTTATATAGAAAAATAAAAATAGAACTCCCCGAGCCGTCCTTAACGGATAGCACGGATGACTTGGCTCGACTTGAAATGGCTGTCAGTAAAGCTACAGGAATTAAAGATTTACGAATTAGTTTAAATACTATTCGTAATTTACCACAAATATTGCGCCAGGAACAGTGGAAAGTTACTGTTTCTCTGGCTGATGTAATGGGCTATACTGAAATAGCCGCTGTCGAACCTGGCTGGGAGAATAATAAATATTATGGCTTAGCTATAGATATCGGAACCACAACAGTTGTTGTTAATCTGGTTGATCTTGAAACAGGTGATACTGTTGCTCAAAAGGGTAGCTATAACAAACAGGCTGTTTATGGTGATGATATCATTTCAAGAATTGTTCATGCTACTGAAGAAAAGAACGGCATGGAGGAATTAAGAAACGCTGTTCTTAATACAATTAATGAACTTATTCGGCAGCTTATAGCTGAAAATAATATTGAACAAGATAGCATTAATTATGCTGTATGTGCAGGAAATACAACCATGGTTCATCTTTTCTTAGGCATTGATCCTAAGTATATCCGTTTAGAACCATATACACCTGCAGTAAACGCGCCTGAACCTATTCGAGCCGGAGAAGCCGGTTTGATGATTAATGAGCAGGCTTGGGTTTATTGTTTACCTGGAGTTGCCAGTTACGTCGGCGGTGATATAACTTCAGGTGCTCATGTTATCGGTATAGATAAAACTGAGAAAATAACTCTGTTTATAGATGTGGGTACTAACGGTGAAATGGTTCTGGGTAATAAAGATTGGCTAATGACTTGTGCCTGCTCCGCCGGACCGGCTTTTGAAGGCGGTGGTATTAAATGCGGTATGCGGGCCATGAGGGGTGCTATAGAAAGGTTAAATATTCTACCGGATACTTTAGACGTAGAGTATACTACGGTTGGTGGTGCTAAAGCAGTTGGTATTTGTGGTTCCGGCTTGATAGATTGTATTGCCGGTATGAGAAAAGTAGGTATTATTGACCGTACGGGTAATTTTTCACCAAACTTATCGAGCCCACGAATTCGACCTTCTGATGATGGGCCCGAATTTATATTAGTACCAAAAGAAAATTCAGGTAATGGCCAAGATATAACTATATCCGAAGCCGATATTAAAAACCTGATTCGCTCGAAAGGTGCAGTTTTTGCCGGCATTCGTACTATGCTGAGAATGATGGATCTACCTGTTGAAATTATTGAGGAAATTAAAATTGCCGGTGGATTTGGTCGTTATATCAGTTTAAAGGATGCTGTAAGTATCGGTTTATTCCCTGATATTGATTTTGAAAAATACAAGTATATTGGGAACAGTTCTGTTAAAGGAGCAAAATTAGTTCTTCTGTCAAGAGAAGCACGTGATGAAGCAGTGCAGTTAGCTTCAAAAATGACTTACCTGGAGCTTAGCATAGGTAATGATTTTATGGATGAGTATGTTTCTGCGCTCTTCTTGCCACATACAGACTTAAGTTTATTTCCCTCGTTAAAGGAATAA